In a single window of the Drosophila miranda strain MSH22 chromosome XL, D.miranda_PacBio2.1, whole genome shotgun sequence genome:
- the LOC108162406 gene encoding DNA replication licensing factor Mcm6 — protein sequence MDVADAQIGQLRVKDDVGIRTQKLFQDFLEEFKENGEIKYTRPAANLESPDRCTLEVSFEDVEKYDQNLATAIIEEYYHVYPFLCQSVSNYVKDRIGLKTNKDCYVAFTEVPTRHKVRDLTTSKIGTLIRISGQVVRTHPVHPELVSGTFMCLDCQTEIRNVEQQFKFTNPTICRNPVCSNRRRFMLDVEKSLFLDFQKIRIQETQAELPRGCIPRAVEIILRSELVETVQAGDRYDFTGTLIVVPDVSVLAMPGTRAESGSRHKPGEGMEGVTGLKALGMRELNYRMAFLACSVQATTARFGGTDLPMSEVTAEDMKKQMTDAEWHKIYEMSKDRNLYQNLITCLFPSIYGNDEVKRGILLQLFGGVAKTTIEKTSLRGDVNVCIVGDPSTAKSQFLKQVSDFSPRAIYTSGKASSAAGLTAAVVRDEESFDFVIEAGALMLADNGICCIDEFDKMDLRDQVAIHEAMEQQTISIARAGVRATLNARTSILAAANPINGRYDRSKSLQQNIQLSAPIMSRFDLFFILVDECNEVVDYAIARKIVDLHSNIEESVERAYSREEVLRYVTFARQFKPIIGQEAGKMLVENYGHLRQRDTGTAGRSTWRITVRQLESMIRLSEAMAKLECSNRVLERHVKEAFRLLNKSIIRVEQPDIHLDDDDDLDVDDGIQDDIDMENNGAAANTETDTLDTSGASTVQKKKFTLSFEDYKNLSTMLVLHMRGEEARCEVEGSDSGMKRSDVVTWYLEQVADQIESEDELISRKNLIEKLIDRLIYHDQVIIPLKTSNLSSFKGPAEEQVDNDPLLVVHPNYVVD from the coding sequence ATGGATGTTGCAGATGCACAAATCGGTCAGTTACGCGTCAAAGATGATGTGGGCATACGCACCCAGAAGCTCTTTCAAGACTTCCTCGAGGAGTTCAAGGAGAATGGCGAAATCAAGTACACTCGTCCCGCCGCAAATCTGGAGTCGCCCGATCGCTGCACCCTTGAGGTGAGCTTTGAGGATGTGGAGAAGTACGACCAGAACCTAGCCACGGCTATCATCGAGGAGTACTACCACGTCTACCCGTTCCTCTGCCAGTCGGTCTCCAACTACGTGAAGGATCGCATTGGCCTCAAAACAAACAAGGACTGCTATGTGGCCTTCACGGAGGTGCCGACTCGTCACAAGGTGCGTGATCTGACTACTTCGAAGATCGGCACCCTCATCCGCATCTCCGGTCAAGTGGTGCGAACGCATCCCGTCCACCCGGAGCTCGTCTCGGGCACCTTCATGTGCCTGGACTGCCAAACTGAAATCCGTAACGTGGAGCAGCAGTTCAAATTCACCAATCCCACCATCTGCCGAAATCCCGTGTGCTCTAACCGCCGCCGTTTCATGCTCGATGTAGAGAAGAGCCTGTTTCTCGACTTTCAAAAGATCCGTATCCAGGAGACACAGGCGGAGCTTCCCCGCGGCTGCATTCCGCGTGCAGTTGAGATTATTTTGCGCTCAGAACTGGTGGAGACCGTCCAGGCTGGCGATCGCTACGACTTCACCGGCACTCTCATCGTGGTACCCGATGTCAGTGTGCTGGCAATGCCCGGAACCAGGGCCGAGTCCGGCTCCCGCCACAAGCCCGGCGAGGGCATGGAGGGAGTCACCGGATTGAAGGCCCTGGGTATGCGCGAGCTCAACTATCGCATGGCCTTCCTGGCCTGCAGCGTCCAGGCAACCACGGCGCGCTTCGGCGGCACAGATCTTCCCATGTCTGAGGTCACCGCCGAAGACATGAAGAAGCAGATGACGGACGCCGAGTGGCATAAGATCTACGAGATGTCCAAGGATCGCAACCTGTACCAGAACCTCATCACCTGCCTCTTCCCCTCCATTTACGGCAACGACGAAGTGAAGCGGGGCATTTTGCTACAGCTGTTCGGGGGCGTAGCCAAGACCACCATAGAGAAGACCTCGCTCCGTGGCGACGTCAACGTCTGCATTGTCGGCGATCCCAGCACGGCCAAGTCGCAGTTCCTCAAGCAGGTGTCGGACTTCTCGCCACGCGCCATTTACACTTCGGGGAAGGCCTCATCGGCGGCAGGTCTCACGGCCGCGGTGGTGCGCGACGAAGAAAGCTTCGACTTTGTGATCGAGGCGGGCGCCCTGATGTTGGCCGACAACGGCATCTGTTGCATCGACGAATTTGACAAGATGGACCTGCGCGACCAGGTGGCCATACATGAGGCCATGGAGCAGCAGACGATCTCGATTGCCCGCGCCGGAGTCCGGGCCACACTGAATGCCCGCACATCGATCCTGGCCGCTGCCAATCCTATCAATGGCCGCTACGACCGTTCCAAGAGCCTACAGCAGAACATCCAGCTGTCGGCTCCGATCATGTCTCGCTTCGATTTGTTCTTCATTCTGGTCGACGAGTGTAACGAGGTGGTGGACTATGCCATTGCTCGGAAGATTGTGGACCTCCACTCGAACATAGAAGAATCTGTAGAGCGGGCATACAGCCGCGAGGAGGTACTGCGCTACGTGACCTTCGCTCGCCAGTTCAAGCCGATCATCGGCCAGGAGGCCGGCAAAATGCTGGTGGAGAACTACGGCCATCTGCGCCAGCGTGATACGGGCACCGCCGGCCGTAGCACCTGGCGTATCACCGTCCGCCAGCTGGAGTCAATGATCCGGCTGAGCGAGGCCATGGCCAAGCTGGAGTGCTCGAATCGAGTGCTGGAGCGACACGTCAAGGAGGCCTTCCGTTTGCTGAACAAGTCTATTATCCGCGTGGAGCAGCCCGACATCCACttggacgatgacgatgatctGGACGTGGACGATGGAATTCAGGATGATATTGACATGGAGAACAACGGGGCTGCGGCCAACACAGAAACCGATACCTTAGACACTTCGGGCGCCAGCACTGTCCAGAAGAAGAAGTTTACCCTCTCTTTCGAGGACTATAAGAACCTATCCACCATGCTGGTGCTGCACATGCGTGGCGAAGAAGCCCGCTGCGAGGTTGAGGGCAGCGACTCTGGCATGAAGCGTAGTGATGTAGTCACCTGGTACCTGGAACAGGTCGCCGACCAGATCGAGTCAGAGGACGAGCTCATCTCGCGTAAGAACCTCATCGAAAAGTTGATCGATCGCCTCATCTACCACGACCAGGTAATCATTCCCCTTAAGACATCCAACCTGTCCAGTTTCAAAGGGCCGGCAGAGGAGCAAGTGGACAATGATCCCCTCCTAGTGGTCCATCCCAACTACGTCGTCGATTAA
- the LOC108152790 gene encoding luc7-like protein 3, translating to MVDAARQMLDELMGRNRNLHPSEAGLKVNWEDPEFCQFYNVKFCPHDLFINTRADLGPCARIHDEEAKHLYEEARPARKRQYEDEFLRFCNVMLHDVDRKIQKGKQRLQLMQRDHPPPTLQLSKHQDQLNTLNARINKLLAEAEEAGIRGDVDQAQDLMTLCEEVKEEKEQLLQQYDASRKASSKMIAPDPSSADDPIHSPRTSFCDVPVIHDSTQAPTPTRTINPAPIDLAGEAAVVAPAAASPTEVDLETTGCKAGPGSGADGEEKSDNTDNKSQSNWSHEALPEKQMKVCEICGAFLIVGDAQQRIEDHLMGKQHLGYSKVRNAVAEINDERQKERDQEREQEREQEERRRREGRGQRFNSYDNRREPREYRERSRDYVQSRQTSDRRHHHHKSHHGHTYSRNGSNSNNNNRSRQHNHSHSHYRQESRERHARSRSRSRY from the exons ATGGTGGACGCTGCCAGACAAATGCTCGATGAGCTAATGGGCCGCAATCGGAACCTGCATCCATCGGAGGCAGGACTCAAGGTGAACTGGGAGGATCCAGAG TTTTGTCAGTTTTACAACGTGAAGTTCTGCCCGCACGATCTCTTCATCAACACACGGGCCGATCTCGGTCCCTGCGCCCGCATTCACGACGAGGAGGCCAAGCACCTGTACGAGGAGGCGCGTCCGGCACGGAAGCGCCAGTACGAGGATGAGTTTCTTCGCTTCTGCAACGTGATGCTACACGACGTGGACCGGAAGATTCAGAAGGGTAAGCAGCGTCTGCAACTAATGCAGCGAGATCACCCGCCACCGACGCTGCAATTGAGCAAGCATCAGGACCAGTTGAACACCCTGAATGCCCGCATTAACAAGCTGCTGGCGGAAGCCGAAGAGGCTGGTATCCGCGGTGACGTTGACCAGGCCCAGGATCTGATGACGCTCTGCGAGGAGGTCAAAGAAGAGAAGGAGCAGCTTCTGCAGCAGTACGATGCCAGCCGAAAGGCAAGCAGCAAGATGATCGCCCCGGACCCGTCCAGTGCGGACGATCCCATACACAGTCCAAGAACAAGCTTCTGCGATGTCCCAGTGATCCACGACAGCACACAAGCCCCAACTCCAACTAGAACAATAAACCCAGCCCCCATTGATTTGGCCGGCGAAGCAGCAGTAgtagcaccagcagcagcctccCCAACCGAAGTGGACCTAGAAACCACTGGATGTAAAGCAGGCCCTGGATCAGGAGCAGATGGGGAGGAGAAGTCGGACAATACAGACAACAAGTCTCAGTCAAATTGGTCACACGAAGCCCTGCCCGAGAAGCAAATGAAGGTGTGCGAGATTTGCGGTGCCTTTCTGATTGTGGGCGATGCTCAGCAGCGAATTGAAGACCATCTGATGGGCAAGCAACACCTGGGATACTCTAAGGTGCGCAACGCGGTGGCCGAAATCAACGACGAGCGGCAGAAGGAGCGCGACCAGGAGCGCGAGCAGGAACGCGAGCAGGAGGAACGAAGACGGCGCGAGGGTCGGGGCCAGCGCTTTAACTCATACGACAATAGACG CGAGCCGCGCGAATATCGGGAGCGCAGTCGTGACTATGTGCAGAGCCGCCAGACCTCAGACAGGCGACATC ATCACCACAAGTCGCACCACGGCCACACATACTCGCGCAACGGCAGcaatagcaacaacaacaaccgtAGCAGACAGCACAACCACAGTCATAGCCACTATCGGCAAGAGAGCCGCGAGCGGCACGCTCGTAGTCGCAGCCGCAGTCGCTACTAG
- the LOC108162416 gene encoding NADH dehydrogenase [ubiquinone] 1 beta subcomplex subunit 8, mitochondrial has translation MLTFVKSVFLARKLCVANPALASQVVRSMAGWNKDYKPAPFPKTEKEREAAAKKYYLLPEEYKPYADDGLGYGDYPKVGGGLGVENKDSYYPWDYPEHKRNLHEPISADHDLYSEDRYSQAEKPRYSTSYYVLSFVGVMSGCLALYYWLEDKKMYRPVAAKQYPGDGVKHYTFEK, from the exons ATGTTGACGTTTGTGAAGTCTGTGTTTTTGGCACGGAAATTGTGTGTGGCCAATCCTGCTCTGGCCAGCCAGGTGGTGCGCAGCA TGGCTGGATGGAACAAGGACTACAAGCCAGCCCCCTTCCCAAAGACAGAGAAGGAGCGCGAGGCAGCCGCTAAGAAGTATTATCTTCTGCCCGAAGAATACAAGCCCTATGCCGACGATGGTTTGGGCTATGGCGACTATCCGAAGGTTGGCGGCGGCCTAGGTGTGGAGAATAAGGATAGCTACTATCCCTGGGATTATCCCGAGCACAAGCGCAACCTCCATGAGCCC atCTCGGCGGATCATGACTTGTATAGCGAAGACCGCTACTCACAGGCAGAGAAGCCGCGCTATAGCACCTCGTACTACGTCTTAAGCTTTGTGGGCGTCATGTCCGGCTGCCTGGCCCTCTACTACTGGCTGGAGGACAAGAAAATGTATCGTCCTGTGGCAGCCAAGCAATACCCGGGTGATGGTGTCAAGCACTACACCTTTGAGAAGTAA